Proteins co-encoded in one Arachis hypogaea cultivar Tifrunner chromosome 11, arahy.Tifrunner.gnm2.J5K5, whole genome shotgun sequence genomic window:
- the LOC112720234 gene encoding aspartyl protease family protein At5g10770: MSYLSLATSSLLCVLLFFLCSLEKGFALQRSNKDIDDDHSHHVRLSSLLPSPTCSSSSVKGSNKMKTTLDVVHKHGPCSKLNKANKGPTSHSDILNVDQERVKYINSKISKNMLGNDDELGLKQLDSATLPAKSGSLIGSGNYFVVVGLGTPKKELSLIFDTGSDLTWTQCQPCAKSCYKQQDDIFDPSKSSTYSNITCTSSLCTQLSTATGNDPGCASTSKACVYGIQYGDSSFSVGFFSHERLTVTGTDYVDGFLFGCGQNNQGLFGGSAGLLGLGRHPISFVQQTAAKYHKIFSYCLPSTASNVGYLAFGASTTSSYVKYTPFSTNPAGASFYGLDITGISVGGTKLPVSSSTFSTGGTIIDSGTVITRLPPTAYTALRSAFRQGMARYPMASSLSILDTCYDLSAYKTVIFPKIIFEFAGGATVDLAAGTFYVASVKQVCLGFAPNGDDSDVTIFGNVQQKTLQVVYDVNGGKVGFGAGGCK; the protein is encoded by the exons atgtCTTATTTATCCTTAGCTACTTCTTCTCTTCTATGTgttctcttatttttcttgtgctccTTGGAAAAGGGTTTCGCTCTCCAAAGAAGTAACAAGGACATTGATGATGATCATAGTCACCATGTTCGTCTCAGCTCTCTTTTGCCATCACCTACTTGCAGCTCCTCTTCTGTCAAAG GTTCTAACAAAATGAAGACAACATTGGATGTGGTACACAAACATGGGCCATGCTCCAAACTAAACAAAGCAAATAAGGGCCCAACATCACACAGTGACATTCTGAATGTAGACCAAGAAAGGGTCAAATACATTAACTCCAAGATATCCAAGAACATGTTGGGCAATGATGATGAACTTGGATTGAAGCAATTAGATTCTGCCACTTTACCTGCCAAATCTGGAAGCCTTATTGGGTCAGGAAACTACTTTGTTGTAGTGGGTCTTGGGACACCAAAAAAGGAATTGTCTCTTATATTTGACACTGGAAGTGATCTCACTTGGACTCAGTGTCAGCCTTGTGCTAAATCATGCTACAAGCAACAAGATGACATTTTTGATCCATCAAAGTCTTCAACATATTCCAATATTACATGCACTTCTTCACTTTGTACTCAGCTTTCTACAGCCAcag GAAATGACCCAGGATGTGCTTCAACATCAAAGGCTTGTGTATATGGCATCCAGTACGGTGACTCATCCTTCTCTGTTGGCTTTTTCAGCCATGAGCGGCTGACGGTGACCGGCACCGACTACGTGGACGGCTTCCTTTTTGGTTGTGGCCAAAACAACCAAGGCCTCTTCGGCGGCTCGGCCGGCTTATTAGGCCTCGGCCGCCACCCTATTTCCTTTGTCCAACAAACCGCCGCAAAATATCACAAAATATTCTCCTATTGTCTTCCTTCCACCGCAAGCAATGTAGGTTACCTTGCCTTTGGTGCTTCTACAACTTCTAGTTATGTCAAATACACTCCCTTTTCGACCAACCCGGCCGGCGCTTCCTTTTACGGCCTAGACATCACCGGCATAAGTGTTGGGGGCACCAAGCTCCCTGTTTCCTCCTCCACATTCTCCACCGGCGGCACGATTATAGACTCCGGAACGGTGATCACCCGGCTTCCACCAACGGCCTATACCGCCTTAAGGTCAGCATTCCGACAAGGTATGGCGAGGTACCCCATGGCGAGCAGTCTGTCCATATTGGACACATGCTATGACTTGAGTGCGTATAAAACGGTAATTTTCCCAAAGATAATATTTGAATTCGCCGGTGGTGCCACGGTGGATCTCGCGGCGGGGACATTTTATGTTGCTAGTGTGAAACAAGTGTGCTTGGGTTTTGCACCCAATGGGGATGATAGTGATGTTACAATATTTGGAAATGTGCAACAAAAGACACTACAAGTAGTGTATGATGTTAATGGTGGCAAGGTAGGGTTTGGTGCTGGTGGATGCAAGTGA